The following proteins come from a genomic window of Corynebacterium crudilactis:
- the chrA gene encoding chromate efflux transporter yields MNRIVEIARSFGVLGFSAFGGPTAHLGYFRNEFVERRSWLDDRQYSEIVALSQLLPGPGSSQVGMMLGYHRAGFSGLAVAWFMFTWPSLALMAAFALLFDASTAGWTLGLLAAAVAVVFHAVTGMARSMAATPLTATIAIASGIAVLAVPNAFTHLGVILIAGLIGALSFTKLIDASPPPLPLRAMPAWVGIGSLVVFILALLGAIVMGGFYPAFIQAGSTVFGGGHVVLPLLEKLVVMPGFINETDFLSGYSAAQAVPGPMFSFASYLGALYGGVGGAVLASLAIFFPAALLSICGLYFWGRWRESPRIQAAVTGINAGVVGLLGAALYDPVFTHGITGIPSLAIAAVCWLGLAHWKIPPWAIAAGAALGGWVLL; encoded by the coding sequence GTGAATCGTATTGTAGAAATCGCCCGAAGCTTCGGTGTTCTAGGCTTTAGCGCGTTCGGCGGCCCCACCGCGCATTTGGGCTATTTTCGCAATGAGTTTGTGGAGCGCCGGAGTTGGTTGGATGATCGTCAATATTCCGAAATAGTGGCGCTCAGCCAGCTCCTTCCAGGACCGGGTTCTTCCCAGGTGGGCATGATGCTCGGCTATCACCGCGCGGGCTTTTCCGGCCTCGCAGTTGCCTGGTTCATGTTCACGTGGCCCTCCCTTGCACTCATGGCGGCGTTTGCTTTGCTTTTCGATGCCTCTACCGCAGGTTGGACGCTCGGGCTCCTTGCCGCAGCAGTAGCGGTCGTTTTTCACGCCGTCACCGGCATGGCACGCTCCATGGCTGCCACACCACTAACCGCGACCATTGCGATAGCCTCCGGAATCGCCGTACTCGCTGTTCCCAATGCATTCACGCACCTCGGCGTGATCCTTATCGCTGGGCTCATCGGTGCGCTCAGCTTCACTAAGCTTATCGACGCCTCCCCACCCCCACTACCGCTACGCGCCATGCCTGCCTGGGTAGGCATCGGATCTCTCGTGGTTTTTATCCTCGCATTGCTCGGCGCAATTGTTATGGGTGGGTTTTATCCGGCTTTCATTCAAGCAGGATCCACAGTTTTCGGTGGTGGCCACGTTGTGCTTCCGCTGCTGGAAAAACTCGTGGTAATGCCAGGTTTTATCAACGAGACTGATTTTCTTTCCGGATACTCTGCAGCCCAAGCAGTCCCTGGCCCCATGTTTAGCTTCGCCAGCTATCTTGGCGCACTGTATGGCGGAGTCGGCGGCGCAGTATTGGCCAGCCTCGCTATCTTTTTCCCCGCAGCGTTATTGAGTATCTGTGGCCTTTATTTCTGGGGACGCTGGCGGGAATCACCACGCATCCAAGCCGCCGTAACAGGCATCAACGCAGGTGTTGTTGGACTCCTTGGCGCGGCGTTATACGATCCCGTTTTTACCCACGGCATCACAGGTATTCCATCACTAGCTATTGCAGCGGTCTGCTGGCTAGGACTTGCCCACTGGAAAATTCCCCCGTGGGCAATCGCAGCCGGAGCAGCATTGGGCGGATGGGTACTGCTCTAA
- a CDS encoding acyl-CoA thioesterase produces MAAKNAENTPSNLHVTEVDLRWSDFDRFGHVNNAAFIEIAQEARLTFAEDQFRERGYEIPAVFVRHLEVDYLRAILPDTTKAVVETQVTKLGNTSFRTRQEVKDRNGRVCCVVDCVQVAVNIQTAAPRSISKVERKVLIAVATDEVQSQEALEK; encoded by the coding sequence ATGGCAGCCAAGAACGCAGAAAACACCCCAAGCAACCTTCACGTGACAGAGGTAGATCTTCGCTGGTCTGACTTTGATCGTTTTGGGCACGTCAACAATGCTGCCTTCATTGAGATTGCGCAGGAAGCACGCCTAACTTTTGCGGAAGATCAGTTCCGCGAGCGTGGCTATGAAATCCCCGCAGTGTTTGTTCGTCACCTTGAGGTAGATTATCTACGCGCAATTTTGCCAGATACCACCAAGGCTGTTGTGGAAACTCAGGTAACCAAGCTGGGTAATACTTCTTTCCGCACTCGCCAAGAGGTCAAGGACCGCAATGGTCGTGTGTGCTGTGTGGTTGATTGCGTGCAGGTTGCGGTCAATATTCAAACTGCTGCTCCTCGTTCCATCAGCAAGGTGGAGCGCAAGGTGCTCATAGCGGTGGCAACCGATGAGGTGCAGTCGCAGGAAGCACTCGAAAAGTAG